From Aliarcobacter butzleri, the proteins below share one genomic window:
- a CDS encoding complex I 24 kDa subunit family protein — MNSFKYTSENEIKFQEYVSRYPKIDSCMLPALWLVQEQEGWVSPEAMVYVADRLGKTPIQVYEVATFYTMFNLKPIGKYHIELCKTVSCMVCGAKELKQYIKDVLGLESGQTSADGLFTFTEVECQGACGDAPMIALNNVYHGKLTKEKLEKIIWECKNAN; from the coding sequence ATGAATAGTTTTAAATATACAAGCGAAAATGAAATAAAATTCCAAGAATACGTATCAAGATATCCTAAAATAGATTCTTGTATGTTGCCTGCACTTTGGTTAGTTCAAGAACAAGAAGGTTGGGTTAGTCCAGAAGCTATGGTTTATGTAGCTGATAGATTAGGAAAAACTCCTATTCAAGTATATGAAGTTGCAACTTTTTATACAATGTTTAACTTAAAACCAATAGGAAAATATCACATCGAATTATGTAAAACAGTTTCTTGTATGGTTTGTGGAGCAAAAGAACTTAAACAATATATAAAAGATGTATTAGGTTTAGAATCTGGACAAACAAGTGCTGATGGTTTATTTACATTTACAGAAGTTGAATGTCAAGGTGCTTGTGGTGATGCACCAATGATTGCATTAAACAATGTTTATCATGGAAAATTAACAAAAGAAAAATTAGAAAAAATAATTTGGGAGTGCAAAAATGCTAACTAA
- the nuoK gene encoding NADH-quinone oxidoreductase subunit NuoK: protein MVSLTSYAFVSMMLFSIGAIGVIARKNIFVIYMSIEMMLNGINLFLITFARYHFNIDPQIITVMVISIAAAEAAIFLSVIILLFRSKKSLNTDVFTSLTQGEN from the coding sequence ATGGTATCACTTACTTCTTATGCCTTTGTTTCAATGATGTTATTTTCAATTGGAGCAATAGGTGTTATAGCAAGAAAAAATATTTTTGTTATATATATGTCAATTGAAATGATGTTAAATGGTATAAACCTATTTTTAATAACATTTGCTAGATATCACTTTAATATTGACCCTCAAATTATTACGGTTATGGTTATTTCAATTGCTGCTGCTGAAGCTGCGATTTTCTTATCAGTAATAATTTTATTATTTAGATCAAAAAAATCTTTAAACACAGATGTATTTACATCTCTAACTCAAGGAGAAAACTAA
- a CDS encoding 2Fe-2S iron-sulfur cluster-binding protein, with amino-acid sequence MAEVVNITINGVQMQATKGSLLIDKLLDENIHIPHFCYHQALGKDGNCRMCMVEIEGQKRPQIACDTPVKDGMVVRTKGQNIEKVRRDILELELINHPIDCPTCDQAGECKLQDYYMESGFYDSRVNLEVKNHARKRIDLGSNVMLDQERCVLCTRCVRFCSTITKTNELGVISRADHSVIGTFPGRPLNNPYAMNVVDLCPVGALTSKDFRFKQRVWFLESFDAICNGCSKACNIHVDHRKEKYKDDVIYRFRPRVNKAINGWFMCDEGRLSYTKENENRFETPLINKNESDMNSVNASIFKELSTNKNILILLSPNLSYEEILNAKNLASKLNISISGYSPNTIDETFGDDYLRNSDRSANRASFKELEIDETKEFFEEKLNNSSLVIIIENSYFENNLKLLENKKVISFFSHHCLTIGYSNIAVPVASFYEKTGTYINCDGIKQKVVSKMNKNEPIKTITTIIEDLKSMIEKGTL; translated from the coding sequence ATGGCTGAAGTTGTTAATATTACAATTAATGGTGTTCAAATGCAAGCTACCAAAGGTAGTTTGCTTATTGATAAATTATTAGATGAAAATATTCATATCCCTCACTTTTGTTATCATCAAGCGTTGGGAAAAGATGGAAATTGTAGGATGTGTATGGTTGAAATTGAGGGACAAAAAAGACCTCAAATTGCTTGTGATACACCAGTAAAAGATGGTATGGTTGTAAGAACAAAAGGTCAAAATATTGAAAAAGTAAGACGAGATATTTTAGAGCTTGAACTTATAAATCACCCAATTGACTGTCCTACATGTGACCAAGCTGGTGAATGTAAACTACAAGATTATTATATGGAATCAGGATTTTATGACTCAAGAGTAAACCTTGAAGTAAAAAATCATGCAAGAAAAAGAATTGACCTTGGTTCTAATGTTATGTTAGATCAAGAAAGATGTGTACTTTGTACAAGATGTGTAAGATTCTGCTCAACTATAACAAAAACAAATGAACTTGGAGTTATAAGTAGAGCTGACCACTCTGTAATTGGAACTTTTCCAGGTCGTCCTTTAAATAATCCTTATGCAATGAATGTTGTTGATTTATGTCCAGTTGGTGCATTAACAAGCAAAGACTTTAGATTTAAACAAAGAGTTTGGTTTTTAGAAAGTTTTGATGCTATATGTAATGGCTGTTCTAAAGCATGTAATATTCATGTAGATCATCGAAAAGAAAAATATAAAGATGATGTAATCTATAGATTTAGACCTAGAGTAAATAAAGCAATCAATGGTTGGTTTATGTGTGATGAGGGAAGATTGTCTTATACAAAAGAGAATGAAAATAGATTTGAAACTCCATTAATTAACAAAAATGAATCAGATATGAATAGTGTAAATGCTTCTATTTTTAAAGAGTTATCAACAAATAAAAATATTTTAATTTTACTAAGTCCAAATCTTTCTTATGAAGAAATACTAAATGCTAAAAATCTAGCTTCAAAATTAAATATCTCTATTAGTGGATATTCTCCAAATACTATTGATGAAACTTTTGGAGATGATTATCTTAGAAATAGTGATAGAAGTGCTAATAGAGCTTCATTTAAAGAGTTAGAAATTGATGAAACTAAAGAATTTTTTGAAGAAAAATTAAATAATTCTTCTTTAGTTATTATAATTGAAAATAGCTATTTTGAAAATAACCTAAAACTTCTTGAAAATAAAAAAGTTATCTCTTTCTTTAGTCATCATTGTTTAACAATTGGTTATTCAAATATAGCAGTTCCTGTTGCATCTTTTTATGAAAAAACTGGAACATATATAAATTGTGATGGAATTAAACAAAAAGTGGTTTCAAAAATGAATAAAAATGAACCAATAAAAACTATAACAACAATAATAGAAGATTTAAAATCAATGATTGAGAAGGGAACTCTATGA
- a CDS encoding NADH-quinone oxidoreductase subunit J family protein produces the protein MVDLIFIALAFFAITGAIAMIVYKNPMFSALGVLITMLSVAGMFALLNATFLFLVQIIVYAGAIMTLILFILMFLNIKEEDLPHEPNKYKLIALGAVIMIPLNVLVLKAVSNLPQKDFNIVQGDFGDIKPVGIELYNHWIVAFELISILLLIALVGSVVLAKKRKSKIISKED, from the coding sequence ATGGTTGATTTAATATTTATTGCTTTAGCATTTTTTGCAATCACTGGTGCTATTGCTATGATTGTATACAAAAATCCAATGTTTAGTGCATTAGGTGTATTAATTACAATGTTAAGTGTTGCAGGTATGTTTGCACTTTTAAATGCAACTTTCTTATTTTTAGTTCAAATTATAGTTTATGCTGGTGCAATTATGACTTTAATTTTATTTATCTTAATGTTCTTAAATATTAAAGAAGAAGATTTACCACATGAACCAAATAAATATAAGTTAATAGCACTTGGTGCTGTTATTATGATTCCTTTGAATGTTTTAGTTTTAAAAGCAGTTTCAAATCTTCCACAAAAAGATTTCAACATAGTTCAAGGTGATTTTGGAGATATAAAACCTGTTGGAATAGAACTTTATAATCACTGGATTGTTGCATTCGAATTAATCTCAATTTTGCTTTTAATTGCACTTGTTGGTTCAGTTGTTCTTGCAAAAAAAAGAAAATCTAAAATTATAAGCAAGGAGGACTAA
- the nuoF gene encoding NADH-quinone oxidoreductase subunit NuoF, whose amino-acid sequence MLTKIVSKNFDIPNSHKLEVALANGRYSSIDKLFTMKPEEVTAEVTKSGLRGKGGGGAACGPKWELMPPVDERPRYLIVNGDESEPGTFKDRQIFQYDPHILIEGIICTCWAIQANHAYIYIRGEYKFFIDRLNEAIKEAYEAKIIGDKIMDKYDFKVDITVHRGGGAYICGEKSALIESLEGKRGHPRLKPHGKECEWFFDNPATVNNVETISSVPNIVENGAEGYTKYGTEKSPGTMLFAISGPVKNPGVYEMAYGNKMIDFLNVLGGGMLEGKKLKAIIPGGSSCPILTASEVEKAVLDYESMWEIGSTLGTGGMIVIDEDTSMVEVAKNIIEFYHHESCGQCTPCREGTGWIDKILKKVIAGEASDKDLKTIMDVCDTLNGKTVCVFAPAVKDIIASIVKKFPEEFKAYLKN is encoded by the coding sequence ATGCTAACTAAAATCGTAAGTAAAAATTTTGATATCCCAAATTCTCATAAATTAGAAGTTGCTCTAGCAAATGGAAGATATTCTTCTATAGATAAATTATTTACTATGAAACCTGAAGAAGTAACTGCTGAAGTTACAAAATCAGGACTTAGAGGAAAAGGTGGTGGTGGAGCTGCTTGTGGACCAAAATGGGAACTTATGCCACCAGTTGATGAAAGACCAAGATATTTAATAGTAAATGGGGATGAGAGTGAACCAGGTACTTTTAAAGATAGACAAATTTTCCAATATGATCCTCATATTTTAATAGAAGGAATTATTTGTACTTGTTGGGCAATACAAGCAAATCACGCTTATATTTACATAAGAGGTGAATATAAATTTTTTATAGATAGATTAAATGAAGCTATAAAAGAAGCTTATGAAGCAAAAATTATTGGTGATAAAATCATGGATAAATATGATTTTAAAGTTGATATTACAGTTCATAGAGGTGGTGGAGCTTATATTTGTGGTGAAAAATCAGCACTTATTGAATCTTTAGAAGGTAAAAGAGGTCATCCAAGACTTAAACCACATGGAAAAGAGTGTGAATGGTTCTTTGATAATCCTGCAACTGTAAATAACGTAGAAACTATCTCTTCAGTTCCAAATATTGTAGAAAATGGAGCGGAAGGTTATACAAAATACGGTACAGAAAAATCTCCAGGAACAATGCTTTTTGCAATTTCAGGGCCTGTTAAAAATCCAGGTGTTTATGAAATGGCATACGGGAACAAAATGATTGATTTTCTAAATGTTCTTGGCGGAGGAATGCTTGAAGGCAAAAAACTAAAAGCAATTATCCCAGGAGGTTCATCATGTCCAATTTTAACAGCTTCAGAAGTTGAAAAAGCTGTATTGGACTATGAATCAATGTGGGAGATTGGTTCAACTTTAGGTACAGGTGGAATGATAGTAATAGATGAAGATACTTCAATGGTAGAAGTTGCAAAAAATATTATTGAATTCTATCACCATGAATCTTGTGGTCAATGTACTCCATGTAGAGAAGGAACTGGTTGGATTGATAAAATTCTAAAAAAAGTTATAGCTGGTGAAGCTTCAGATAAAGATCTGAAAACTATAATGGATGTTTGTGATACTCTAAATGGAAAAACAGTTTGCGTTTTTGCACCAGCAGTAAAAGATATTATTGCAAGTATCGTAAAAAAATTCCCTGAAGAATTTAAAGCATATCTAAAAAATTAA
- a CDS encoding NuoI/complex I 23 kDa subunit family protein, giving the protein MGIKVVQRHGKSFKDRLYLPGIAGGMKTTFKHFVKNLKDVESINTLQYPEVQPTDITDRYRGVHRLTKFDDGSEKCVACFMCATACPAECIFIEAEERFDEHNEKRPKEFKIDLLECVFCGYCVEACPCDAIRMDTGIFSFTASKREDFVLDKKALMANERSKDLK; this is encoded by the coding sequence ATGGGAATAAAAGTAGTACAAAGACACGGTAAATCGTTTAAAGATAGATTATATTTACCTGGTATTGCAGGTGGAATGAAAACAACTTTTAAACATTTTGTTAAAAATTTAAAAGATGTAGAAAGTATCAATACTTTACAATATCCAGAAGTTCAACCAACAGATATTACTGATAGATATAGAGGTGTTCATAGACTTACAAAGTTTGATGATGGTAGTGAAAAATGTGTAGCTTGTTTTATGTGTGCAACTGCATGTCCTGCTGAATGTATCTTTATTGAAGCTGAAGAAAGATTCGATGAACACAATGAAAAAAGACCTAAAGAGTTTAAAATCGATTTATTAGAGTGTGTATTCTGTGGATATTGTGTTGAAGCTTGTCCTTGTGATGCGATTAGAATGGATACAGGAATTTTTTCATTTACAGCGTCAAAAAGAGAAGATTTTGTATTAGACAAAAAAGCTTTAATGGCTAATGAAAGATCAAAGGATTTAAAATAA
- a CDS encoding complex I subunit 1/NuoH family protein, which translates to MSDIIIILVNIILAVVLAVGLTPLWVWWERRICGFIQDRSGPNRCNIGPMRLGGLIQALADMLKLVFKEDFTPSHIKHKFFFTIAPVIVFLCSFLTFAVVPYADVLVIDDKSHIMQAIPNQLGIMWFIAFAGLSVYGIILGGYSSGNKYGLLGSIRASAQVISYEAAMGLAIISMIISYGSIHLTDMVNAQSGTYLGVIPMWGIFIQPLAAIIFIVCSFAETNRAPFDLAEGESEIVAGYHTEYSAMKFGLFQVGEYAAMSASSAIIVTLFFGGYQIPWMDTQTIQANINYVILAIIILLPIKIFIFTKWMKKNNKAIGEDKSRLKETKILTVLFWSICIIVVGFLISFLVNGLGTNGVNIATAVIQIGTFLIKFFMMVFVYMWVRWTVLRFRYDQLQMLGWKVLIPLALLNIVITAIIVVVGN; encoded by the coding sequence ATGAGTGATATAATTATAATCCTTGTAAATATTATTCTAGCCGTAGTTCTTGCAGTTGGACTAACTCCTCTTTGGGTTTGGTGGGAAAGAAGAATCTGTGGTTTTATTCAAGATAGAAGTGGTCCAAATAGATGTAATATTGGGCCTATGAGATTAGGTGGACTTATCCAAGCTCTTGCAGATATGCTTAAACTTGTATTTAAAGAAGATTTTACACCTTCTCATATAAAACACAAGTTTTTCTTTACAATAGCTCCTGTTATTGTATTTTTATGTTCTTTTTTAACTTTTGCAGTAGTTCCTTATGCTGATGTTTTAGTAATAGATGACAAATCTCATATCATGCAAGCAATTCCAAACCAATTAGGTATTATGTGGTTTATTGCATTTGCAGGACTTAGTGTTTATGGAATAATCTTAGGTGGTTATTCATCTGGAAATAAATATGGACTTTTAGGTTCAATTAGAGCCTCAGCACAAGTTATTTCTTATGAAGCTGCTATGGGATTAGCAATTATTTCTATGATTATCTCTTATGGTTCAATTCATTTAACAGATATGGTAAATGCTCAAAGTGGAACTTATTTAGGTGTTATTCCAATGTGGGGAATCTTTATTCAACCACTAGCTGCTATTATCTTTATTGTTTGTTCTTTTGCAGAAACAAATAGAGCACCTTTTGACTTAGCAGAAGGTGAATCTGAAATTGTTGCAGGTTATCATACAGAGTATAGTGCTATGAAATTTGGTCTTTTCCAAGTTGGAGAATATGCAGCTATGAGTGCATCAAGTGCAATCATTGTAACTTTATTCTTTGGTGGATATCAAATTCCTTGGATGGATACACAAACAATTCAAGCAAATATCAATTACGTAATTTTAGCGATTATTATTCTACTTCCAATTAAAATATTCATCTTTACTAAATGGATGAAAAAGAATAATAAAGCTATCGGTGAAGATAAATCAAGATTAAAAGAGACAAAAATATTAACTGTTTTATTTTGGTCAATTTGTATAATCGTTGTAGGTTTCTTAATCTCTTTTTTAGTTAATGGACTTGGAACAAATGGTGTAAATATAGCAACTGCTGTTATTCAAATTGGAACTTTTTTAATTAAGTTTTTTATGATGGTTTTTGTTTATATGTGGGTTAGATGGACTGTTTTAAGATTTAGATATGATCAATTACAAATGTTGGGTTGGAAAGTTTTAATTCCGTTAGCTCTTTTAAATATCGTAATAACTGCGATTATAGTTGTTGTAGGAAATTAA
- a CDS encoding citrate synthase, whose protein sequence is MPKNTMTFTDNRNGKTYEYNIVDGTRGPSVVDISTFYKDSGMFTYDPGYTSTASCESKITFIDGENSELRYRGYDITELAGKHSFLDVAYLLMRGKLPTPEASKNFDLEIRHRSFLNEGIIRLFDALPDGAHPMATMGAATMALSAFYKDHLHLEDEDAFKMMRRRILAKMPVIAAMAYRNSIGTPLIYPDVNRYFTENFLYMLRAYPGGRMKYLGDGKNQEITQIEVDALDAILTLHADHEQNASTTTVRNVGSTEAHPYVAIASGISALWGSAHGGANEKVMDQLKLIGDVKNVPTYIAKAKDKNDPFRLMGFGHRVYKNRDPRAETLKGLQDKLREKLNLDSKLLDIAAAVEKAALSDDYFKERGLYPNIDFYSGVILTALKIPVEMFTPIFVIGRTPGWLAQWSELKQDPKHKIARPRQLYTGN, encoded by the coding sequence ATGCCAAAGAATACAATGACTTTTACAGATAATAGAAATGGTAAAACTTATGAATATAATATAGTTGATGGTACAAGAGGACCTAGCGTTGTAGATATATCTACATTTTATAAAGATTCTGGAATGTTCACTTATGACCCAGGTTACACTTCAACTGCTTCTTGTGAATCTAAAATCACATTTATTGATGGAGAAAATTCTGAGTTAAGATATAGAGGTTATGATATTACTGAACTTGCTGGAAAACACTCATTTTTAGATGTTGCTTACCTTTTAATGAGAGGGAAACTTCCAACACCAGAAGCTTCAAAAAACTTTGATTTAGAAATAAGACATAGATCTTTTTTAAATGAAGGTATTATTAGATTATTTGATGCGCTACCAGATGGTGCTCACCCAATGGCAACTATGGGAGCAGCAACTATGGCATTATCTGCATTTTATAAAGATCACTTACATTTAGAAGATGAAGATGCTTTCAAAATGATGAGAAGAAGAATTTTAGCAAAAATGCCTGTAATTGCAGCTATGGCATATAGAAATTCTATTGGTACTCCGCTTATTTATCCAGATGTAAATAGATATTTCACAGAAAACTTCTTATATATGTTAAGAGCATATCCAGGAGGAAGAATGAAATATTTAGGTGATGGGAAAAATCAAGAAATTACTCAAATCGAAGTTGATGCACTTGATGCAATTTTAACTTTACATGCTGACCATGAACAAAATGCTTCTACAACAACAGTTAGAAATGTTGGTTCTACTGAAGCTCACCCTTATGTAGCAATTGCATCTGGTATCTCAGCTTTATGGGGAAGTGCACATGGTGGGGCAAATGAAAAAGTTATGGATCAATTAAAATTAATTGGTGATGTTAAAAATGTTCCAACTTATATTGCAAAAGCAAAAGATAAAAATGATCCATTTAGATTAATGGGATTTGGACATAGAGTTTATAAAAATAGAGATCCAAGAGCTGAAACTTTAAAAGGATTACAAGATAAATTAAGAGAAAAATTAAATCTTGATTCAAAACTTCTTGATATCGCAGCAGCAGTTGAAAAAGCAGCTTTAAGTGATGATTACTTCAAAGAAAGAGGTTTATATCCAAATATTGACTTCTATTCAGGTGTAATCTTAACTGCATTAAAAATTCCTGTTGAAATGTTTACACCAATCTTTGTTATTGGTAGAACTCCAGGATGGTTAGCACAATGGTCTGAATTAAAACAAGATCCAAAACATAAAATTGCAAGACCAAGACAATTATATACAGGTAATTAA